Proteins found in one Coffea eugenioides isolate CCC68of chromosome 5, Ceug_1.0, whole genome shotgun sequence genomic segment:
- the LOC113771074 gene encoding putative disease resistance protein RGA3, translating to MAELFVPKIIDELGDVVVNQLGEKINLVMGVEEEVANIKRKLETIQNALHDAERRRQKEKPVAKWLEELEDITYEMDDVLDEWNIKIQKPKYEGTHQKQPTLRNKVRSFIPSCCSCLKQLPVRSDIASKIKKINGKLELTLEKARQFEFFSSGGIPDSQDFQRIMTTSIIDESGIYGRESDKDALLDQVLSETSSSQGRDGVQIISVVGAGGSGKTTLAQLLFNNDEVKNHFDFRNWICVSDPFDQKRIAKAILESAGRGSHFMLELDSLIRLIKETFSGKRFLLVLDDVWTEDDSKWKPFQDSLKDGAPGSVILVTTRSHRVATVVGTTHTHQMSRMSDSDCWLIMQRIAFARKSGDLCKKVERIGLKIAEKCKGLPLAAKTMGSLLRFKDTVQQWQNVLDSEIWQLKEAAVSLFPHLYLSYNELPPELKRCFSYCAVFPKDFEINVEELIRLWIAQGYVRPNRRGERLELVGLEYFNNLAMRSFFQELQEVEGYYGFHEYMKCKMHDIVHDFAQFLTKNECHVLHGIDYEQGTGRNLSTERARHLTWLGTERAFSSLVIDFGRLRSFFAFSHGRVAPQGSARHLFCSLNCVRTLTLSCCGLHEVPAEIGSLNHLRHLDLSWNLFETLPEAVCDLYYLETFDISNCGDLSCLPQRIEGLVHLRHLFNLGTLKLLQIPQGLGKLTSLCTLTQFNARSNSDDLAILKYLNQLERLRIDIYGEVDFGSAELGKKIYLHEMYLWFNPGVHFMETPSCIERMELPPNLQQLVLDMYPGNQLPSWLVTKSLVNNLTKLIINGPCNVSSLTDLWKLSSLEELRLIRVEKLECLGKEFFGIIIALHENSHNNFGTLSNSETSSSAEAAAFPNLRKLHFQCCPNWTNWEDLSEDNEKVALSIMPHLEELHIEYCQKFEALPHRILEKISSFKSLKVLGCNKLRDCYSDKIGDDWMKISHISQVDIS from the coding sequence atggCTGAATTGTTTGTTCCAAAGATAATAGATGAATTGGGTGATGTTGTCGTGAACCAGCTCGGGGAGAAGATTAACCTGGTGATGGGGGTTGAAGAGGAGGTggcaaatatcaaaagaaagtTAGAAACGATTCAAAATGCGCTGCATGATGCAGAGAGACGAAGGCAGAAGGAGAAACCGGTCGCAAAGTGGCTAGAAGAGCTTGAAGACATAACATATGAGATGGATGATGTCCTGGACGAATGGAACATCAAGATTCAGAAACCAAAATATGAGGGAACTCATCAGAAGCAGCCTACATTGCGGAACAAGGTTCGTTCCTTTATCCCATCCTGTTGTTCATGTCTTAAACAACTTCCTGTGCGTAGTGATATTGCTTCGaagataaagaaaataaatggaaaGCTAGAATTAACTTTGGAAAAGGCGCGCCAGTTCGAATTTTTTTCAAGTGGGGGGATTCCTGATTCTCAAGATTTTCAGCGAATTATGACTACCTCAATCATAGATGAATCAGGGATCTATGGTCGAGAATCTGATAAGGATGCTTTACTTGACCAAGTATTGTCTGAGACTAGTAGTAGTCAAGGAAGAGATGGAGTTCAAATTATCTCTGTAGTAGGGGCCGGGGGTAGTGGAAAGACCACACTTGCCCAGCTGCTCTTCAATAATGATGAAGTGAAGAATCACTTTGATTTTAGAAATTGGATCTGCGTATCGGATCCTTTCGACCAAAAAAGGATCGCAAAAGCTATCCTTGAGAGTGCCGGAAGAGGTTCTCATTTCATGTTAGAGTTGGATTCGTTGATCCGACTTATAAAAGAAACTTTTTCTGGTAAGAGATTCCTGCTTGTCCTAGATGATGTCTGGACAGAGGATGACTCAAAGTGGAAACCTTTCCAAGACTCTCTCAAGGATGGGGCTCCCGGAAGTGTAATATTGGTGACAACAAGGAGTCATAGAGTGGCCACAGTGGTGGGAACAACTCATACTCACCAAATGAGCCGAATGTCTGACTCTGATTGTTGGCTAATAATGCAAAGGATAGCATTTGCTAGAAAATCAGGGGACTTATGCAAGAAAGTGGAAAGAATTGGgttaaaaattgcagaaaaatgcAAAGGGTTGCCACTTGCTGCAAAGACTATGGGAAGCCTGTTACGGTTCAAAGATACCGTACAACAATGGCAGAATGTTTTGGACAGTGAGATATGGCAATTGAAGGAAGCAGCTGTGAGCCTTTTTCCTCATTTGTACTTAAGTTACAATGAATTACCCCCAGAGCTGAAACGTTGCTTCTCATATTGTGCTGTCTTTCCCAAAGATTTTGAGATAAATGTAGAAGAGCTTATTAGGCTGTGGATAGCACAAGGTTATGTTCGTCCAAATCGAAGAGGTGAGCGCTTGGAGCTGGTGGGCCTTGAGTACTTCAACAATTTGGCAATGCGTTCCTTTTTTCAAGAATTACAAGAAGTTGAGGGGTACTATGGGTTTCATGAATATATGAAGTGCAAGATGCATGACATAGTGCATGATTTTGCAcaatttctcacaaaaaatGAATGTCATGTACTTCATGGAATTGATTATGAACAAGGCACTGGAAGAAATTTATCGACTGAAAGAGCCCGTCATCTAACATGGCTAGGCACTGAGAGGGCGTTTAGTTCTCTAGTCATTGATTTTGGAAGGCTCAGGAGCTTTTTCGCTTTTTCACATGGAAGAGTAGCTCCCCAAGGCTCAGCACGTCATCTGTTTTGTAGTTTGAATTGTGTGAGGACTCTGACTTTAAGTTGTTGTGGGCTACATGAAGTTCCAGCCGAGATTGGAAGTTTGAATCATCTCCGGCACTTGGACTTAAGTTGGAATCTTTTTGAGACACTGCCAGAAGCTGTATGTGATCTATATTATTTGGAAACTTTTGATATCAGTAACTGTGGAGATCTTTCGTGCCTTCCCCAAAGGATTGAAGGCCTTGTACACTTGAGGCACCTTTTCAATCTTGGGACTCTTAAATTACTTCAAATTCCACAAGGACTCGGGAAGCTGACTTCACTTTGTACGTTGACTCAGTTCAACGCCAGGAGCAACTCTGATGATTTGGCAATTCTGAAGTACCTGAACCAACTGGAAAGATTGCGCATTGATATTTATGGAGAAGTAGATTTTGGGAGTGCAGAACTTGGAAAGAAAATTTACCTGCATGAAATGTATTTGTGGTTTAACCCTGGAGTCCACTTTATGGAAACTCCAAGTTGCATTGAAAGAATGGAATTGCCTCCAAACTTGCAACAACTTGTGCTAGATATGTATCCAGGAAACCAGTTACCAAGTTGGCTTGTGACGAAGTCTCTCGTCAATAACTTGACGAAGCTAATTATCAATGGGCCGTGCAATGTCTCATCCTTGACTGACTTGTGGAAGCTGTCGTCCCTAGAAGAGCTTAGGCTCATTAGAGTGGAAAAGCTGGAATGCTTGGGCAAGGAATTCTTTGGAATCATAATAGCACTGCATGAGAATAGTCATAATAACTTTGGTACATTGTCAAACTCCGAGACATCATCTTCAGCTGAAGCAGCAGCATTTCCCAATTTGAGAAAATTACATTTTCAATGCTGCCCAAATTGGACAAATTGGGAAGACTTAAGTGAAGATAATGAAAAAGTTGCTCTCTCTATAATGCCACACTTGGAGGAGCTACATATTGAATACTGTCAAAAGTTTGAAGCTTTGCCACATCGCATCCTTGAAAAGATATCATCTTTCAAAAGTTTGAAAGTTCTGGGTTGTAACAAGTTGAGGGATTGTTACTCCGATAAAATAGGAGACGATTGGATGAAAATATCGCACATTTCTCAAGTTGACATATCCTAA
- the LOC113772546 gene encoding putative disease resistance protein RGA4, protein MREMSLLFSNRVHFIETPSCIESVEPPPNLQQLALTRCPGNELPSWLVTTSLVNNLTKLIINEAYNISSLPALWKLSSLEELGLIGVGKLECLSKAFFGITKAVHENSHETFDALSNSEPSSLTEAVAFPNLRKLRFSYFQNWTNWEDLSEDDEELAISIMPHLEELKIYDCEKVEILPHRILGRISSLKTLDIRNCFKLSDRYSSKTGDDWIKISHIPRVDISDEY, encoded by the coding sequence atgCGTGAAATGTCTTTGTTGTTTAGCAATAGGGTCCACTTTATAGAAACTCCAAGTTGCATTGAAAGCGTGGAACCACCTCCAAACTTGCAACAACTTGCGCTAACTCGCTGTCCAGGAAACGAGTTACCAAGTTGGCTTGTGACGACGTCTCTTGTCAATAACTTGACGAAGCTAATTATCAATGAGGCCTACAATATCTCATCCTTGCCTGCCTTGTGGAAGTTGTCGTCCCTAGAAGAACTTGGGCTCATTGGAGTGGGAAAGCTAGAATGTTTGAGTAAGGCATTCTTTGGAATTACAAAAGCAGTGCATGAGAATAGTCATGAAACTTTTGATGCATTGTCAAACTCTGAGCCATCATCCTTAACTGAAGCAGTAGCATTTccgaatttgagaaaattacgATTTTCTTACTTCCAAAATTGGACAAATTGGGAAGACTTaagtgaagatgatgaagaactTGCTATCTCTATCATGCCACATCTGGAGGAGCTAAAAATTTATGATTGTGAAAAGGTTGAAATTTTGCCACATCGCATCCTCGGAAGGATATCATCTCTCAAAACATTGGATATTCGGAATTGCTTCAAGTTGAGTGATCGTTACTCTAGTAAAACAGGAGATGACTGGATAAAGATATCACACATTCCTCGAGTTGACATATCTGATGAATATTAA